One genomic segment of Brevibacillus laterosporus LMG 15441 includes these proteins:
- a CDS encoding alpha/beta hydrolase, which yields MKQTEKRSAFAIPGAEQWTVISNRGASYRIMVYKPEVPAPETGFPVIYMLDANSAFGSMAETVRLQTRGPHMLEPAVVVGIGYDTDQPFETNRRFYDYTVYADKTELPNRKDGSEWPTTGGADVFLTFIEEELKPLIEQEISIDRNRQTLFGHSLGGLFTLYTMFTKRQAFQVYAAGSPSIWWKNQFLFPLAERFAKEAKESTAEPMQTSLLIGIGSEEKAEMVVDAKEMYERLSSSNIPGLQVQYRCFDDEGHLSVLLPYIGLVIRSALAWK from the coding sequence ATGAAACAAACAGAAAAACGTTCAGCCTTCGCCATTCCGGGGGCAGAGCAATGGACAGTAATAAGCAATCGTGGTGCATCATACCGAATTATGGTGTACAAACCAGAAGTACCAGCACCCGAGACTGGTTTTCCGGTTATATATATGCTGGATGCAAATTCAGCGTTTGGCTCGATGGCGGAGACTGTTCGCCTACAGACGCGTGGACCGCACATGCTGGAGCCAGCAGTAGTAGTTGGTATTGGATATGATACTGACCAACCCTTTGAAACGAATCGACGGTTTTATGATTACACCGTGTATGCTGATAAAACAGAGCTCCCTAATCGCAAGGACGGCTCTGAATGGCCGACAACTGGCGGAGCAGATGTATTTTTGACATTCATTGAAGAAGAGTTGAAGCCGTTGATTGAACAGGAGATTTCCATTGACCGTAATCGTCAGACGTTATTTGGTCATTCCTTGGGCGGACTGTTTACATTATATACGATGTTTACAAAGCGTCAGGCTTTTCAGGTTTATGCTGCCGGAAGTCCATCTATTTGGTGGAAAAATCAATTTCTGTTTCCATTAGCAGAACGTTTTGCTAAGGAAGCGAAGGAATCAACAGCAGAGCCTATGCAAACTAGTCTTTTGATAGGGATAGGCAGTGAGGAAAAGGCTGAGATGGTCGTGGATGCCAAAGAGATGTACGAACGTCTATCCTCCAGTAACATTCCTGGCTTGCAGGTTCAATATCGTTGCTTTGATGATGAGGGCCATCTATCCGTTCTTCTCCCATACATCGGACTCGTTATTCGATCTGCATTGGCTTGGAAATAA